The Mycolicibacterium hassiacum DSM 44199 genome includes a window with the following:
- a CDS encoding cytochrome P450: MTQSTCPLTAGFDFTDPEVLLRGIPVAEFAYLRKTAPVWWNEQPETIFNDGGYWVVSRHRDIKEISRDSSRWSTNRKGAVMRLPEGTTPEQLELTKALLINHDAPEHTRLRKIISKLFTPRAVAVLEEKLARAAHEIVRAAKEKGSGNFVEDIAMKLPLLAIADLIGVPEQDREQIYYWSNCILNTDDPDFDSDPTAANAELMAYAYNMAEQRRKCPADDIVTRLVHADIDGEALGEVEFAFFVILLAVAGNETTRNAMTHGMNAFFDNPQQWEIFKRERPETAVDEIVRWATPVHCFQRTALVDTEVGGVTVHAGQRVGLFYSSANYDEEVFDRPFEFNILRNPNPHLGFGGHGAHYCIGANLARMEIKLIFNEIADQIPNIAKLGEPQRLRSGWINGVKELPVCYTG; this comes from the coding sequence ATGACGCAGAGCACATGTCCGCTCACCGCCGGCTTCGACTTCACCGACCCGGAGGTACTGCTGCGCGGCATCCCGGTCGCCGAGTTCGCCTATCTGCGCAAGACCGCGCCGGTGTGGTGGAACGAGCAGCCGGAGACGATCTTCAACGACGGCGGTTACTGGGTGGTCAGCCGTCATCGCGACATCAAGGAGATCTCCCGCGACAGCAGCCGCTGGTCGACCAACCGCAAAGGGGCGGTGATGCGCCTGCCCGAAGGCACCACCCCGGAGCAGCTCGAACTGACCAAGGCGCTGCTGATCAACCACGACGCGCCCGAGCACACCCGGCTGCGCAAGATCATCTCGAAACTGTTCACCCCGCGCGCGGTCGCCGTGCTGGAGGAGAAGCTGGCCCGCGCCGCCCACGAGATCGTCCGTGCGGCAAAGGAAAAGGGGTCCGGCAACTTCGTCGAGGACATCGCGATGAAGCTGCCGTTGCTGGCCATCGCGGATCTGATCGGGGTGCCGGAGCAGGACCGGGAGCAGATCTATTACTGGTCGAACTGCATCCTCAACACCGACGATCCGGACTTCGACTCGGATCCGACCGCGGCCAACGCCGAGTTGATGGCCTACGCGTACAACATGGCCGAACAGCGCCGCAAGTGCCCGGCCGACGACATCGTGACCCGGCTGGTGCACGCCGACATCGACGGTGAGGCGCTCGGCGAGGTCGAGTTCGCGTTCTTCGTCATCCTGCTGGCGGTGGCCGGCAACGAGACCACCCGCAACGCGATGACGCACGGCATGAACGCGTTCTTCGACAACCCGCAGCAGTGGGAGATCTTCAAGCGGGAGCGCCCGGAGACCGCCGTCGACGAGATCGTGCGGTGGGCCACCCCGGTGCACTGCTTCCAGCGCACCGCGCTGGTCGACACCGAGGTGGGTGGCGTCACCGTCCACGCGGGTCAGCGGGTCGGGCTGTTCTACAGTTCGGCCAACTACGACGAAGAGGTCTTCGACCGGCCGTTCGAGTTCAACATCCTGCGCAACCCCAACCCGCACCTCGGGTTCGGCGGCCACGGGGCGCACTACTGCATCGGCGCCAACCTGGCCCGGATGGAGATCAAGCTGATCTTCAACGAGATCGCCGATCAGATCCCGAATATCGCCAAACTCGGTGAGCCGCAGCGGCTGCGTTCGGGCTGGATCAACGGCGTCAAGGAGCTGCCGGTCTGCTACACCGGCTGA
- a CDS encoding SDR family oxidoreductase — protein MGQFDDKVAIVTGAGGGIGQAYAEALAREGAAVVVADINTEAAEAVAKQIAADGGTAIGVPVDVSDPESARAMADRTVAEFGGIDYLVNNAAIYGGMKLDFLITVDWDYYKKFMSVNLDGALVCTRAVYKKMAKRGGGAIVNQSSTAAWLYSNFYGLAKVGINGLTQQLSRELGGMNIRINAIAPGPIDTEATRSTTPKEMVDDIVKQIPLSRMGTPEDLVGMCLFLLSDRASWITGQIFNVDGGQIIRS, from the coding sequence ATGGGTCAGTTCGACGACAAGGTCGCGATCGTCACCGGGGCCGGTGGCGGGATCGGCCAGGCCTACGCCGAGGCGTTGGCCCGCGAGGGCGCGGCGGTGGTGGTGGCCGACATCAACACCGAGGCCGCCGAGGCCGTCGCCAAGCAGATCGCCGCCGACGGCGGCACGGCGATCGGCGTGCCGGTGGACGTGTCCGACCCGGAGTCGGCCAGGGCGATGGCCGACCGCACGGTGGCCGAGTTCGGCGGCATCGACTACCTGGTCAACAACGCCGCGATCTACGGCGGGATGAAGCTGGACTTCCTCATCACCGTCGACTGGGACTACTACAAGAAGTTCATGAGCGTGAACCTCGACGGTGCGCTGGTGTGCACGCGGGCGGTCTACAAGAAGATGGCCAAGCGCGGCGGCGGGGCGATCGTCAACCAGTCCTCGACGGCGGCCTGGCTGTACTCGAACTTCTACGGCCTGGCCAAGGTCGGCATCAACGGCCTGACCCAGCAGCTGTCCCGCGAGCTCGGCGGCATGAACATCCGGATCAACGCCATCGCGCCCGGCCCGATCGACACCGAGGCCACCCGCAGCACCACGCCCAAGGAGATGGTCGACGACATCGTGAAGCAGATTCCGTTGTCGCGCATGGGCACTCCCGAAGATCTGGTCGGCATGTGCCTGTTTCTGCTGTCGGACCGGGCGAGCTGGATCACCGGCCAGATCTTCAACGTCGACGGCGGACAGATCATCCGGTCATGA
- a CDS encoding cytochrome P450 encodes MSVSTSGPTSGPAREVLLDPYDYAFHEDPYPFYKRLRDEAPLYHNEELGFWALSRHADVLKGFRNSTNLSNKYGVSLDPASRGPHASKTMSFLAMDDPEHLRLRTLVSKGFTPRRVRELEPRVTEIALQHLDTMLAKARDNETVDYVDEFAGKLPMDVISELMGVPEPDRAQLRAWADAVMHREEGVTDVPPAAVEASINLIVYYQGMLAERRKKPTDDLTTALLEAEIDGDKLTDDEILGFMFLMVIAGNETTTKLLANAMYWGYRNPDQIAPLYTDLDRVPQWVEETLRYDTSSQILARTVVGDLVLYDTKIPEGDVVLLLPGSAHRDERVFDEPDRYLVGREIGSKLMSFGSGAHFCLGAHLARMEARVALTELLKRIRGYQVDEANAVRVHSSNVRGFAHLPITVEVA; translated from the coding sequence ATGAGCGTATCGACGAGTGGCCCCACCAGCGGCCCCGCCCGGGAAGTCCTGCTCGACCCGTACGACTACGCGTTCCACGAGGACCCGTACCCGTTCTACAAGCGGCTGCGCGACGAGGCTCCCCTGTATCACAACGAAGAGCTCGGGTTCTGGGCGCTGTCGCGGCACGCCGACGTGCTCAAGGGTTTCCGCAACAGCACCAATCTGTCGAACAAGTACGGCGTCTCGCTGGACCCGGCCTCGCGTGGGCCCCACGCCAGCAAGACCATGTCGTTCTTGGCCATGGACGATCCGGAACACCTGCGGCTGCGCACGCTGGTGTCCAAGGGATTCACCCCGCGCCGGGTGCGGGAGCTCGAGCCGCGGGTGACCGAGATCGCGCTGCAGCACCTCGACACCATGCTGGCCAAGGCGCGCGACAACGAAACCGTCGACTACGTCGACGAATTCGCCGGCAAGCTGCCGATGGACGTGATCTCGGAGCTGATGGGCGTGCCGGAGCCCGACCGCGCGCAGCTGCGGGCGTGGGCCGATGCGGTGATGCACCGCGAGGAGGGGGTCACCGACGTGCCGCCGGCCGCGGTGGAGGCGTCGATCAACCTGATCGTCTACTACCAGGGCATGCTCGCCGAGCGGCGCAAGAAGCCGACCGACGACCTGACCACCGCGCTGCTGGAGGCCGAGATCGACGGCGACAAGCTCACCGACGACGAGATCCTCGGCTTCATGTTCCTGATGGTCATCGCCGGCAACGAGACCACGACGAAGCTGTTGGCCAACGCGATGTACTGGGGTTACCGCAATCCCGACCAGATCGCGCCGCTCTACACCGACCTGGACCGGGTTCCGCAGTGGGTGGAGGAGACGCTGCGCTACGACACCTCCAGCCAGATCCTGGCCCGCACCGTCGTCGGCGATCTCGTGCTCTACGACACCAAGATCCCCGAGGGCGACGTGGTGCTGCTGCTGCCCGGCTCCGCGCACCGCGACGAGCGCGTCTTCGACGAACCCGACCGCTATCTGGTCGGTCGTGAGATCGGTTCGAAGCTCATGAGTTTCGGCAGCGGCGCGCACTTCTGCCTGGGAGCGCACCTGGCCCGGATGGAGGCCCGGGTGGCGCTGACCGAACTGTTGAAGCGAATCCGCGGATACCAGGTCGACGAGGCCAACGCCGTCCGCGTCCACTCCAGCAATGTGCGCGGGTTCGCCCACCTGCCGATCACCGTGGAGGTCGCCTGA
- a CDS encoding TetR/AcrR family transcriptional regulator: MSSDAVVAATTPGGEPGTPPRNKRQEETFRKVLAAGMEMLRESSYADLTVRAVAARAKVAPATAYTYFSSKNHLIAEVYLDLVRQVPYFTDVNDSRLTRVEKTLRALALTVADEPEVAAACTTALLSGNDDAVRGVRDRIGAEIHRRIRSALGPDADPRTLSALEMTFFGAMVHAGTGAFTYHQIADRLSYVIGLIVGEEASRPESPPERKS; the protein is encoded by the coding sequence GTGTCCAGCGATGCGGTGGTCGCCGCCACAACACCCGGTGGTGAACCCGGCACGCCCCCGCGCAACAAGCGCCAGGAGGAGACCTTCCGCAAGGTGCTCGCCGCGGGGATGGAGATGCTGCGCGAATCGTCCTACGCCGACCTGACGGTCCGCGCCGTCGCCGCCCGTGCCAAGGTCGCGCCGGCGACCGCCTACACCTACTTCTCCTCGAAGAACCATCTGATCGCCGAGGTCTATCTCGACCTCGTCAGGCAGGTGCCCTACTTCACCGACGTCAACGACAGCCGGTTGACCCGGGTGGAGAAGACGTTGCGCGCCCTGGCTCTGACGGTCGCCGACGAACCGGAGGTGGCGGCCGCGTGCACCACGGCATTGCTGAGCGGCAACGACGACGCCGTGCGCGGTGTCCGCGATCGCATCGGCGCGGAGATCCACCGCCGCATCCGCTCCGCACTCGGCCCGGACGCCGACCCCCGGACCCTGTCCGCGCTGGAGATGACCTTCTTCGGCGCGATGGTCCACGCCGGCACCGGCGCCTTCACCTACCACCAGATCGCCGACCGGCTCAGCTACGTGATCGGCCTGATCGTCGGAGAGGAAGCCTCCCGACCCGAATCCCCGCCGGAGAGAAAGTCATGA
- a CDS encoding aldehyde dehydrogenase produces the protein MALLADRESRLLIDGKLVAGSAGTFDTVNPATEEVLGVAADADAADLGQAIEAARRAFDETDWSRDTALRVRCLRQLQQAMRDHLEELRELTIAEVGAPRMLTSGGQLETPIEDLSFAADTAENYSWTTDLGYATPQGIPTDRRIVREAVGVVGAITPWNFPHQINLAKIGPALAAGNTLVLKPAPDTPWAAAVLGELITEHTDFPPGVINIVTSSDHRIGALLSEDPRVDMVSFTGSTATGRAVMTAAAATIKKVFLELGGKSAFVVLDDADLAGACSMAAFTASMHAGQGCAITTRLLVPRQRYDEAVEATAATMASLRPGDPNDARTVCGPLISARQRDRVQGYLDLAIQEGGRFACGGGRPADRDKGFFIEPTVIAGLTNDARVAREEIFGPVLTVIPHDGDDDAVRIANDSPYGLSGTVFSADPDRAASVAARLRVGTVNVNGGIWYSADAPFGGYKQSGIGREMGLAGFEEYTEIKVIAAAAASRDGAAAAASRDGAAAAASRDGAAAAQ, from the coding sequence ATGGCATTACTGGCTGACCGCGAGAGCCGACTGCTCATCGACGGCAAGCTGGTCGCCGGCTCGGCCGGCACCTTCGACACCGTGAACCCCGCGACCGAGGAAGTGCTCGGGGTGGCCGCCGACGCCGACGCCGCCGACCTGGGCCAGGCGATCGAGGCCGCGCGGCGCGCCTTCGACGAGACCGACTGGTCGCGTGACACCGCGCTGCGGGTGCGCTGCCTGCGCCAGCTGCAGCAGGCCATGCGCGACCATCTCGAGGAGCTGCGCGAGCTGACCATCGCCGAGGTCGGCGCCCCGCGCATGCTGACCTCCGGCGGTCAGCTGGAGACACCGATCGAGGATCTGTCGTTCGCCGCCGACACCGCCGAGAACTACTCCTGGACAACAGATCTCGGGTACGCCACGCCGCAGGGCATCCCGACCGACCGGCGCATCGTGCGCGAGGCGGTCGGGGTGGTCGGCGCGATCACGCCGTGGAACTTCCCGCACCAGATCAACCTGGCCAAGATCGGCCCGGCGCTGGCGGCCGGCAACACCCTGGTGCTCAAACCCGCCCCGGACACGCCGTGGGCGGCGGCCGTACTCGGCGAACTGATCACCGAACACACCGACTTCCCGCCCGGGGTGATCAACATCGTCACCTCCAGCGACCACCGGATCGGCGCGCTGCTCAGCGAGGACCCGCGGGTGGACATGGTGTCGTTCACCGGGTCGACGGCCACCGGGCGGGCGGTGATGACGGCCGCGGCGGCGACGATCAAGAAGGTGTTCCTCGAGCTGGGCGGCAAGTCGGCGTTCGTGGTGCTCGACGACGCCGACCTGGCCGGGGCGTGCTCGATGGCCGCGTTCACCGCGTCGATGCATGCCGGGCAGGGCTGCGCGATCACCACCCGGTTGCTGGTGCCGCGGCAGCGCTACGACGAGGCGGTGGAGGCGACCGCGGCCACCATGGCCTCACTGCGGCCCGGCGATCCGAACGACGCCCGCACGGTGTGTGGTCCGTTGATCTCGGCACGCCAGCGCGACCGGGTGCAGGGCTACCTGGACCTGGCGATTCAGGAGGGCGGCCGGTTCGCCTGCGGCGGCGGCCGGCCCGCCGATCGCGACAAGGGGTTCTTCATCGAGCCGACGGTGATCGCCGGGCTGACCAACGACGCCCGGGTGGCCCGGGAGGAGATCTTCGGCCCGGTGCTGACCGTGATCCCCCACGACGGCGACGACGACGCGGTACGCATTGCCAACGACTCGCCGTACGGGCTGAGCGGCACGGTGTTCTCGGCCGATCCGGACCGGGCGGCGAGCGTCGCGGCGCGGCTGCGGGTCGGCACGGTCAACGTCAACGGCGGCATCTGGTATTCGGCCGATGCCCCGTTCGGCGGGTACAAGCAGTCCGGTATCGGCCGGGAGATGGGCCTGGCCGGGTTCGAGGAGTACACGGAGATCAAGGTGATCGCCGCGGCAGCGGCGAGTCGGGACGGGGCCGCGGCAGCGGCGAGTCGGGACGGGGCCGCGGCAGCGGCGAGTCGGGACGGGGCCGCGGCAGCGCAGTAG
- a CDS encoding alpha/beta hydrolase, with product MAAMSKLSRRDALRLGIGLAATGVALTGSALPLASRAAAAPTYVDGTFVSAARGGVRTHWAIARPPGQDGPLRPVIALHGKGQTAADVMAGGVEQGLAQAVEAGLPPFAVVAVDGGGGYWHRRASGEDSGAMVLTELLPLLDEQGLDTSRVAFLGWSMGGYGALLLGARLGPARTAAICAVSPALWTAPGAAAPGAFDDAADYQANSVWGLPELNEIPLRIDCGTGDPFYAATKQFVAQLARPPAGGFSPGGHDAAFWSSQLPGEIAWLAPLLTA from the coding sequence ATGGCCGCCATGTCGAAACTGAGCCGTCGCGATGCGCTGCGTCTCGGTATCGGGCTGGCCGCGACCGGGGTGGCGTTGACCGGATCGGCGTTGCCGCTGGCGTCCCGCGCCGCCGCGGCGCCGACCTATGTGGACGGCACGTTCGTCTCGGCGGCCCGCGGCGGGGTGCGCACCCACTGGGCCATCGCCCGGCCGCCCGGGCAGGACGGTCCGTTGCGGCCGGTCATCGCGCTGCACGGCAAGGGGCAGACGGCCGCGGATGTCATGGCCGGCGGCGTCGAACAGGGGCTGGCCCAGGCGGTCGAGGCGGGCCTGCCGCCGTTCGCGGTGGTCGCCGTCGACGGCGGTGGCGGCTACTGGCACAGGCGGGCATCCGGCGAGGACTCCGGCGCCATGGTGCTCACCGAACTGCTGCCGTTGCTCGACGAGCAGGGCCTGGACACCTCCCGGGTGGCGTTTCTGGGCTGGTCGATGGGCGGGTACGGCGCGCTGCTGCTGGGCGCCCGGCTGGGCCCGGCGCGCACCGCGGCGATCTGCGCGGTCAGCCCTGCGCTGTGGACCGCACCGGGGGCGGCGGCCCCGGGCGCGTTCGACGACGCCGCGGACTACCAGGCCAACAGCGTGTGGGGGTTGCCCGAGCTGAACGAGATCCCGCTGCGGATCGACTGCGGGACAGGCGACCCCTTCTACGCGGCGACCAAACAGTTCGTCGCTCAGCTGGCCCGGCCACCGGCCGGTGGGTTCTCGCCCGGCGGCCACGATGCGGCGTTCTGGAGTTCGCAGTTGCCGGGCGAGATCGCCTGGCTGGCTCCGTTGCTGACGGCCTAG
- a CDS encoding TetR/AcrR family transcriptional regulator, translated as MRTHGWAGATPASDEEAVTRILDAADKAIDARGGEFSIADVARTLGVTRQTVYRYFPSTDALLMAAAQRAATAFLDRLAEHLRGITDPAEAIAEGIATALEWLPEDKHTSLLLGPAKAGAFSRTVTSDIALQFAGSMLRRFDIDWAAWGFDDAMLDELAEHVLRIIQSFVIDPGRPPRRGDDLRRYLRRWVGPTVTAAAATESAG; from the coding sequence GTGCGTACCCACGGCTGGGCCGGCGCGACGCCGGCGAGCGACGAGGAGGCGGTCACCCGCATCCTCGATGCGGCCGACAAGGCGATCGACGCCCGCGGCGGGGAGTTCTCGATCGCCGACGTGGCGCGCACCCTGGGGGTCACCCGCCAGACCGTGTACCGCTACTTCCCCAGCACCGATGCGCTGCTGATGGCGGCCGCGCAGCGGGCGGCCACCGCGTTCCTGGACCGGCTCGCCGAGCATCTCCGCGGGATCACCGACCCCGCGGAGGCCATCGCGGAGGGGATCGCGACCGCGCTGGAGTGGCTGCCCGAGGACAAGCACACCAGCCTGCTGCTTGGGCCGGCCAAGGCGGGCGCATTCAGCCGGACGGTGACCTCCGATATCGCCCTGCAGTTCGCCGGATCGATGCTGCGTCGCTTCGACATCGACTGGGCGGCATGGGGTTTCGATGATGCCATGCTCGACGAGCTGGCCGAGCACGTGCTGCGGATCATCCAGTCGTTCGTGATCGACCCCGGTCGGCCGCCGCGCCGCGGCGACGATCTGCGCCGGTACCTGCGGCGCTGGGTCGGGCCGACGGTGACCGCGGCCGCCGCAACGGAATCCGCAGGTTAG
- a CDS encoding NAD(P)-dependent oxidoreductase, which produces MSENIKLGYIGLGNQGAPMAKRLVDWPGGLIVFDVRAEAMAPFGEAGATLASGVADVAEADVISVTVLNDEQVRDVVGRLAEHAKPGTVIAIHSTIEPETAPELAEQLRPKGIHIVDAPVSGGAGAAEKGELAVMVGADDEAYAAVKPVFKKWASLVVRAGEPGAGTRMKLARNMLTFIGFAAACEAQVLAEAAGIDLQKLGQVVRHSDAQSGGPGAIMYRDDTKPLPPDHFLHDPFVHTRELGEKDLKLALALGKKTGVELPLAEIALKNLAAGLGVPHTKE; this is translated from the coding sequence ATGAGCGAGAACATCAAGCTCGGATACATCGGCCTCGGCAACCAGGGCGCCCCGATGGCCAAGCGCCTGGTGGACTGGCCCGGCGGGTTGATCGTCTTCGATGTGCGCGCCGAGGCGATGGCGCCGTTCGGTGAGGCCGGCGCGACGCTCGCCTCCGGCGTCGCGGATGTCGCGGAGGCGGACGTCATCAGCGTCACCGTGCTCAACGACGAACAGGTGCGTGACGTGGTCGGCCGGCTCGCCGAACACGCCAAACCCGGCACCGTCATCGCGATCCACTCGACCATCGAACCCGAAACGGCTCCGGAGCTGGCTGAGCAGTTGCGGCCGAAGGGCATTCACATCGTCGATGCGCCGGTCAGCGGCGGCGCCGGGGCGGCCGAGAAGGGGGAGCTGGCCGTCATGGTGGGGGCCGATGACGAGGCCTACGCCGCGGTCAAGCCGGTCTTCAAGAAGTGGGCGTCGCTGGTGGTGCGCGCGGGCGAGCCCGGCGCGGGCACCCGGATGAAACTGGCCCGCAACATGCTGACCTTCATCGGTTTCGCCGCCGCGTGCGAGGCGCAGGTGCTGGCCGAGGCGGCGGGAATCGACCTGCAGAAGCTCGGTCAGGTGGTGCGTCACAGCGATGCGCAGAGCGGCGGGCCCGGCGCGATCATGTACCGCGACGACACCAAACCGCTGCCGCCGGACCATTTCCTGCACGACCCGTTCGTGCACACCCGTGAGCTCGGCGAGAAGGACCTGAAGCTGGCGCTCGCACTCGGCAAGAAGACCGGTGTCGAGCTGCCGTTGGCCGAGATCGCGCTGAAGAACCTGGCCGCCGGGCTCGGCGTGCCGCACACGAAGGAGTGA
- a CDS encoding carboxymuconolactone decarboxylase family protein, with product MDELRRKGLEKMNEVYGWEMPNIEGDPYFDLTVDHLFGTIWTRPGLSMRDKRIMTLTAVTAVGNSELAEIQANAALANGELTEDELKEMAIFLTHYLGFPLGSKLDGAVSKVIKQRRKAAAEGKGEDRKANVNAAVRMHSGGTVHPDNDK from the coding sequence ATGGACGAGTTGCGCCGCAAGGGCCTCGAGAAGATGAACGAGGTCTACGGCTGGGAGATGCCGAACATCGAGGGCGATCCGTACTTCGACCTCACCGTCGACCATCTTTTCGGCACCATCTGGACCCGACCCGGTCTGTCGATGCGCGACAAGCGCATCATGACGCTGACCGCGGTCACCGCCGTCGGCAACTCCGAGCTGGCCGAGATCCAGGCCAATGCGGCCCTGGCCAACGGGGAGCTCACCGAGGACGAGCTGAAGGAGATGGCGATCTTCCTCACTCACTACCTCGGGTTCCCGCTGGGCTCCAAGCTGGACGGGGCGGTGAGCAAGGTGATCAAACAGCGCCGCAAGGCCGCCGCGGAGGGCAAAGGAGAGGACCGCAAGGCCAACGTCAACGCCGCGGTGAGGATGCACTCCGGCGGCACCGTTCACCCCGACAATGACAAGTAG
- the purD gene encoding phosphoribosylamine--glycine ligase, with amino-acid sequence MRVLVIGSGAREHALLLALRRDPDVDALAIAPGNAGTAAIADQYDVDITDGDAVAGLARRIGADLVVIGPEVPLVLGVADAVRAAGIACFGPTKQAARIEGSKSFAKDVMAAAGVRTATSEVIDNPAHLDAALDRFGPPRQRAWVVKDDGLAAGKGVVVTTDRDAARAHAAGLLDAGHPVLLESFLDGPEVSLFSVVDGETVVPLLPAQDFKRVGDGDTGPNTGGMGAYAPLPWLPERIVDQIVDEIVKPVAAELVRRGCPFSGLLYAGLAITSDGPAVVEFNCRFGDPETQSVLALLDTPLGGLLYAAATGRLAEHPPLRWRDGAAVTVVLAAENYPGKPRVGDVITGAEGEGILHAGTKRRDDGAIVSSGGRVLSVVGTGPDLAAARDAAYRRISAIRLPGSHFRRDIALAAAEGRISV; translated from the coding sequence GTGCGCGTCCTGGTGATCGGGTCCGGAGCCCGCGAACACGCCCTGCTGTTGGCCCTGCGCCGCGACCCCGATGTCGACGCTCTGGCGATCGCACCGGGTAACGCCGGCACCGCGGCCATCGCCGACCAGTACGACGTCGACATCACCGACGGCGACGCGGTCGCCGGCCTCGCCCGCAGGATCGGGGCCGACCTGGTTGTGATCGGCCCCGAGGTGCCGCTGGTGCTGGGCGTGGCCGACGCCGTGCGGGCGGCCGGGATCGCCTGCTTCGGCCCCACCAAACAGGCCGCGCGGATAGAGGGCAGCAAGTCGTTCGCCAAGGACGTCATGGCAGCCGCCGGGGTGCGCACCGCGACCAGCGAGGTCATTGACAATCCGGCACACCTGGACGCCGCGCTGGACCGCTTCGGTCCGCCCCGCCAGCGCGCCTGGGTGGTCAAGGACGACGGGTTGGCCGCCGGCAAGGGGGTGGTGGTCACCACCGACCGCGACGCCGCCCGGGCGCACGCCGCCGGACTGCTCGACGCCGGCCACCCGGTGCTGCTGGAGAGCTTCCTGGACGGACCCGAGGTGTCGCTGTTCAGCGTGGTCGACGGCGAGACGGTGGTGCCGTTGCTGCCCGCGCAGGACTTCAAACGCGTCGGCGACGGCGACACCGGCCCCAACACCGGCGGCATGGGCGCCTACGCGCCGCTGCCCTGGCTGCCCGAGCGCATCGTCGACCAGATCGTCGACGAGATCGTCAAACCCGTCGCCGCCGAACTGGTTCGGCGCGGCTGCCCGTTCTCCGGGCTGCTCTACGCGGGGTTGGCCATCACCTCCGACGGGCCCGCCGTCGTCGAATTCAACTGCCGCTTCGGTGATCCCGAGACCCAGTCGGTGCTCGCGCTGCTGGACACCCCGCTCGGCGGGCTGCTGTACGCCGCGGCGACCGGCCGACTGGCCGAACACCCGCCGCTGCGCTGGCGCGACGGCGCCGCGGTGACGGTGGTGCTGGCCGCGGAGAACTATCCCGGCAAACCCCGGGTCGGTGACGTCATCACCGGCGCCGAGGGGGAGGGGATTCTGCACGCGGGCACCAAGCGGCGCGACGACGGGGCGATCGTGTCCTCGGGGGGCCGGGTGCTGTCGGTGGTCGGCACCGGCCCCGACCTGGCCGCCGCCCGTGACGCCGCCTACCGGCGGATCTCGGCGATCCGCCTGCCCGGCAGCCACTTCCGCCGCGATATCGCCCTGGCCGCGGCCGAGGGGCGCATCTCCGTCTAG
- a CDS encoding TetR/AcrR family transcriptional regulator: MLKVTAAVTPKGERRRSALVCAAADLLCEGGFDAVRHRAVARRAGLPLASTTYYFSSLEDLIANAVEYAGSRETEQLRARVAAVPRRRRGAECTADVLVDVLVGEGNGLRVTEQLISRYERYIACARQPGLREIERRILEERTEAVIEVIERSGRTVRPELVRALVRAVDGAVVAALVGGADDPRTQARATLIDVIDVLAPIDDRVAQVH, from the coding sequence ATGCTAAAGGTGACAGCAGCGGTCACTCCAAAGGGGGAACGCAGACGTTCCGCACTGGTTTGCGCTGCCGCGGATCTGCTGTGCGAGGGCGGCTTCGACGCGGTGCGCCATCGCGCGGTGGCGCGTCGAGCGGGATTGCCGCTGGCGTCGACCACGTACTACTTCTCCTCGCTCGAGGACCTGATCGCCAACGCCGTCGAGTACGCCGGCAGCCGCGAGACCGAGCAGCTGCGCGCCCGGGTGGCCGCGGTGCCGCGCCGCCGGCGCGGTGCGGAGTGCACCGCCGATGTGCTGGTGGACGTGCTGGTCGGTGAGGGCAACGGGCTGCGCGTCACCGAACAGCTGATCTCGCGCTATGAGCGTTACATCGCCTGCGCCCGGCAGCCCGGGCTGCGCGAGATCGAGCGGCGCATCCTCGAAGAACGCACCGAGGCCGTCATCGAGGTGATCGAGCGGTCGGGGCGGACGGTGCGCCCGGAGTTGGTGCGCGCCCTGGTCCGGGCGGTCGACGGCGCGGTGGTGGCAGCACTGGTGGGCGGCGCCGACGATCCGCGTACGCAAGCCCGCGCGACGCTGATCGACGTGATAGATGTGTTGGCACCGATCGACGATCGGGTAGCGCAGGTGCACTAG